A segment of the Pseudoalteromonas sp. DL-6 genome:
AACTGAAGTTGGCCGCATGCTTCAAGCTATCGCACCTTCTTTTAACTTTTCAAGTTCATCTATTAGTGACGGTACTGATGCATTAAGACCCGCAACCTTACGTGGCCTTGGCCCGGATCAAACATTGGTATTGATCAATGGTAAGCGTCGTCATCAAGCCAGTATTATTCACATTAATACTTCTGTTGGTCGTGGTACTGCGGGTACTGACATGAATGCGATTCCAGCCTCAGCCATTAAACGTATTGAAGTGCTGCGCGATGGCGCTGCGGCTCAATATGGTTCGGATGCAATTGCCGGTGTTATTAATATCGTGCTAAAAGATGACAGCGAAGGTGGTAAAGCGGCCGTTAACTACGGTGAGTACTCTGAAGGTGATGGCGAAACCGTTAATGTCGACTTTAATAAAGGCTTTGCTTTAGGTGATAACGGTTATTTAAATACAACTATTAACTACCGTGATCGTGCACCAACTAACCGTGCAGGCCTTCATGGCTCATGTCAGTTCTATGGCTGTACTGAACTTTCTGATGGTACCTTGCTTGCAGGTGATCCACGCGAATTAACCGCACCACGTGATACATTCAGAATTGGTGATGCTGATTCACAACAATTTGGTTTAACAGTTAACACCGGCTACGAATTAGGAGCGGGTGAACTATACGGTTTTATTACCTATTCAACTCGTGATAACGAATCAGCAGCATTTTTCCGCCATAATGCTAATGCAGGTGGTAACCCGGTACTCCAAGATGGCGATGCAACTATCCCAGCTGGCTTCTTACCTAAAATAAATACCACGATTGATGATATTTCCTATAACTTTGGTTATAAAACTGAATTTGATAACGACTCAAGCTTAGATTTATCGTACACCTATGGTGAAAACAGTATTGACTACACGACCAGCGATACTATTAACGGCTCTTACGCGAATTTTTTACGTTATGACCAAGGCCTAAGTGCAGCAGATATTCGCGCCACGATTCCACGTCAAGGTTACGCTTATGGCATGGAGCTATCACTGCAAACGATCAATCTTGATTTTACTCAAAATTTTGATGACTACTCGTTAGCAATGGGTGCTGAAATTCGTACCGATGAGTACCGAATTTTAGAGGGTAGTGAATATGCATATCGTGATTACGATACCAACAATGGTGTTAATATTTACGATGGACTAAGCGGTGGTATTGGCAGCGAAAACGCATCCGGTGGCACACAAGGCTTTGGTGGTTCATCGCCAGCATCTTCGGTTGATGAGTCGCGTGATGTGATCTCATTTTACTTAGATGCTGAAGCTTACGTTATTGAAGATGTGATTATCTCAGGGGCGTTACGTTACGACAATTATAAAGGGTTTGGCGATACAGTTAACTTTAAACTAGCCGGTAACTGGTCAGTAACTGAAGATATTTCACTTCGTGGTGCGCTAAGCTCAGGCTTTAGAGCACCTTCAATGCAACAGTTGTATTTTAACAACATCAGCACACAGTTTGTTGTAGGCCCTAATGGCAATTTAGTGGCTGAAGAAGTAGGGACCTTTAGAAACGATTCAACCCTTGCCCAAAGTTTAGGTATTCCTAAGCTCACAGAAGAGAAATCTCAAAACCGCAGTTTAGGTATCGTTTATAACGTAAGCGATAATATTAATGTAACCTTAGATTACTACTCAATCGATATTGACGATCGTATTGTAATTAGTAATCGCTTAGGTAAAGGCTTATCAAGCAGCCTTGATGCCGCGTTATTAAGCTCGGGTGCAGGTGCAGGGCAGTTTTTCTTAAATGGCGCTGATACTGAGACACAAGGTATCGACTTTGTTGCTACGTGGAATACAGAAGGCCTAGGCGGCACGCTTGATTTTACTTTAGCGGCTAACTTTACCGAAACCGATGTGGTGTCGCTATTTACACCAGCAGGCTCTGGCCTTGAAACCGTGCCAGTCGATGATGTGTTTTCTGATCAAGAAATTTCTATTATTGAAGAATGGCAACCAGAAGATCGAATTAACTTAAGTGCACTTTATCGTCGCGACGACTGGACCGTAAACCTATCGCTTAACCGTTTTGGTGAGTACACAGTTGAAGATGGCGGCCGCCAGACTTACGGTGCTGAAATTTTAACGGATATTAAAGTAAACTATTTTGTGACTGATGATTTATCGGTAAATATTGGCGCAAATAACTTATTTGATGTTTACCCTGATGAAAACACCATAGGTAATTCACGTTCAGGCACAATTGTGGATGCTCAAGGTAACACCATTGTCAGCAGTGACGGGGTATTTAAGTACTCACGTCGTTCAGCGCCATTTGGCTTTAATGGTGCTTACTACTACGTAGGCGCAGAGTACCGCTTTTAATAACTCTCCTATTGTTATTTAACAACCAAAGGGCCGTAAGGCCCTTTTATCGTTTTTATAGTTACAGTGTTTATAGTGTCATAAAAACTTCACTGTTTTTAGTTTATGAAATCTTCAATAATATCTGGACTAGACCAGATTGAGTGAAATAAATTATGAACAATTATTTGCTATTAACGCCCGGCCCATTAACGACCTCTAATACTGTTAAGCAGGCGATGCTTAAAGACTGGTGTACTTGGGATGATGATTATAATCGCGACATAGTGCAAACAATACGTAATAAATTAGTATCGCTTGCGACATCACAACCTAATTATACTAGTGTATTAATGCAAGGCAGTGGCACTGCCAGTGTAGAGTCAGCGCTTGGCAGTCTTATTCCAAAAACGGGTAAGTTACTTGTTATTAATAATGGGGCATACGGGAAGCGTATTGCTGAAATTGCCGACTATTTAGCAATTGACTGTCATGTTTTAAATTATACAGAAACGGCACTGCCAAACCTTAATGAGATTGATACTGTTTTAAAAAATAATTCAGGTATTACTCACATTGCAATGGTCCATTGTGAAACGACCACAGGTATACTCAATCCAATTGAAGAGGTTGGCTCACTAGCTAAAAAGTATCAAAAGGTATTTATTGTTGATGCTATGAGCAGTTTTGGCGGTATTGAGTTCGACCTAGCACAGTGGCATATAGATGTAATGATCAGCTCTGCAAATAAATGCATTCAAGGTGTCCCTGGCTTTGGCTTTGTGGTATGTAAGCAGAGTATTATTGAGCAAAGTGAAGGCATTGCGCGCTCCTTGTCGTTGGATTTATATCAGCAATGGTTATGTATGGAGCAACACCATGGTAAATGGCGTTTTACCTCGCCAACTCATGTTGTGCGTGCATTTTATCAAGCCCTGCAAGAGTTAGATGAGGAAGGAGGAATAGCAGAGCGCTTTAAGCGTTACTCGCAAAACCAAAAGACTTTGGTAGCAGGTATGAAAGCGTTAGGGTTTGTACCTTTACTGAATGAGGAAGTTCATTCCCCCATCATTACCTCATTCTTGTCGCCTAGCGAAGAGCATTATGATTTTAAATCTTTTTACAGTGCGTTAAAGCAAGAAGGTTTTGTTATTTACCCTGGTAAAGTTTCTAACGCCGATTGCTTTCGCATAGGTAATATTGGTGAAGTAGTTGAGGCCGATATACAGCGTTTGCTTGATGCTGTGGCAAAAAACCAATATTGGAAAGCTTAAAGCTAATTTTCACCCGTGCAAGCGGTGCTTAATTTTCATTAAACACCGCTTTTTTATTGGCCATCAACCACCATTTCAATGGCATTATGCAACCAGTACTCAATGTTATAATCAACTAACAAACCATGCTCATCAAATCGCTTTCTAATAACGTGTAAGCAGGGTGTACCGCTATTTTTTTCAAGTAGATGACTCACTTCATCAGGTAATACCGTGACATTTATTATGCTTTGCTCATTAACGATATTCGTTGCGTACTGTTTTGCCATAATATCGGTGATAGAGGTATCTAAGGGGTGTAAGTGAAAATCAGCAAAGCGTTTAGCATCACAATAAATATGCTCAAACATTACGGCGCGATTATCTAGACTACGTATACGTTGAAGATGATAAAGCGTTTGGGCATCTAACGCTTGGCAAATTTTAAGCTTTGCCTGCTGTTGCACACTCACGAGTGTCGTTTGTGCAACAAATCCTTGTTGTTTTGCCAATTCATAAAAATTGACTTTAGTAGCAGGGTGCCACTTTAATCTTTTTGGGGTGACAAACCAGCCTTTACGTTTTTGACTGAATATTAGGCCTTCAGCTTCCAACCTCAGAAGCGCTTCGCGAACAGTAATTCGGGTAGAACTAAACTTTTGTTGTAATTCTCGCTCTGAAGGCAACTTATGACCCGCTGCAATCACGTCGGTTTTTAGTAGCGCATGAATATAATTACGGATCTCTTGATATAAAAGCATCGTTTGATTATTTATCCTAAAAATATAATAGCTTAGCTGAGTATAATATGACTTATATTGTTTATGGTGAGCATTATATTCAGCTAGTTTATGAATCGACTTTAGCAGCATTGCCACTTAATTTAGCCAAAAAATTATCAATACTGCGAACTGCTGCATTACTATCTTCTGCGGCCTCTTTACGTCTTATTGCATTACGCACTAAATATGCACCTGCTGTTCGGATGGGTTCAATAGGAAACTGATTTAGTGATTGATTAACTAAGCCACAGTTTTGCCACTTAGGATCATTATTGAGTACCATTGCACAGAGAATTTTTGCACCCAAATAAGATTGTACAATGCCATTGCCAGAGTAGCCACCTGCGTAAAATACATTTTTTTGATTGTTAAGCTGACCAAAGAATGGAAAGCCAGAAACGCTGCGATCGGAAGCGCCCGTCCACGTTCGTTCTATGGGTAAGTGATGCCTTTCAAAGAAATAATTGAGTGATGATTTTAAAATATCATCATAGCTGCTCGGCAAATCAAACTTTGGATGTACCTTATTACAATAACTAAAAAAGTTTCCTCCTTTACCTAACATTAACCGCCCGTCACTGGTGGTCCGGTAGTAATTAACAAACAGACGAGAGTCAATAATAGCACTGCCGTGATTTAAATTTAGTTGCTCTAAAACTTCTGGGATTGGCTTAGTGATGACCATGTCACTAGAAACCAGTACAACAGAGCGAGAAAATACTTTATGTAAACTAGGTAGCCACGCATTAACCGCAAAAATAACTGTATTGGATAATAGGTTCCCCTGACTTGTATGTACGGTTATTTGTTGATCGCCAAAGTGTTGCATATATTCGCATTGCTCTATTATTGTCACTCCAAGCTGTTGCGCGACTCGCTTTAATCCTCTGACGAGCTTCGCTGGTTGTACACTGCCACCATGTGCAGAAAAATGAGCAGTGAGGTTTTGCTTTGAACCGGTTTGTTGTAATTGTTGAGTGTCACAAGAATGCCACGAATTAATTTTAAATTTATCTAAGTAATCAAGCGCGTTACTTAACCGCCCAATTTGACTCGTGTTGGAGGCTGTATAAAAGCATCCATCAATTCGACAATCACAATCAATAGCATAAGTTAGCGTAAAACGCTTAATATCATGGACGGTTTGCTCAGATTGTTGTACTAAAAAAAGGGCGTTTTCTAATCCTACTAATTTAATCAGACTGGGTAATTTAGTCGACCATGTTAACATCGCACCGCCATTACGGCCCGATGCGCCCTGACCACACAACCCTTGTTCAATAATAGTCACTTTTTTTTGGGGCTGCTGTTGCTTGATTTGAATGGCGGTCCAAAGTCCTGTAAACCCCCCACCGATAATACAAACATCGGTGTGATGATTTTCAGGAAGTTGAGGAAGAAGTCTATCGGCATCCTCCTCTTTTATGGCGCTATCAAACCAAAAAGGTTGATAATTCATTAAGGACGCTCTCCTCGAGCGAGTCTCGCTTCAATTTGCATTAAAACAGGTTCAATATCAGCTAAAGAGTCAATCACGAAATGAGCGCCGGCTTGATATAAATGCTGGTATGCTTGACGGGTTAAAACGGCTTGTTCATCGTTTGAGCACGCTGCCCATTCTTGTTCGGTTAAACCGACTGCATTACCACTTAGGGCAACACCAACAGTCCACATTCCTGCATTTAACCCTTCAGCGATGCCAGGTGCTGAATCGTCAACTTTTACACAGTTCGCAACACGTTGAATGCCTAGTGCATTCACGTTTTCAAGTGCCATCCATGGCCCTGGGCGAGAGCCAGCCGTTAGTTCATCACTACCAACGCTATGATCGGGTTGGTAACCATATTCAGCGGCAGCCACTTCAAGCACGTCCATCACTTGGCGAGGATAGCCTGAACAGCTGCCAATTTTAATACCTTGCTCTTTTAAACGCGCTATTACGGGTAATACGCCAGCAATAGGCATAGCACGATCTGCGACTTTAGCTTTTTGTAATGGCATAAAGGTATTGTAAATATGATCTATTTGCTCATTAGTCATTGAGCAGCCAAATTGTGCCTGCCAACGAGATTCAATTTCCGGTAATTTACCTAGGGTTGCAATATGGTCCCATTTTCCCATGCCCATCGGAATACGCGCTTGCGCCAGCGTAATATCAAAATCAAACGCGGCTTTAAATGCCTCCACAAAAATAGTGGTTGGCGCTACAGAGCCATGGTCTACAACTGTGCCGGCCCAGTCTAAAATGAGTGCTTCTAAATGTTTCATATTTCTTCTCTTATATATGTAGGTGTAGATACAGGGTGTAACCTGCGAACTTGTTTGAAAGGGGATAAGCGCATTACAAAGTAGCTTAGTGAGCACAATACCAAGAATGCAGCGATACAGCCGACCCAGTAACAGGCGTTTATAAAAAAGTTAAGCCAACTAATCTCAGGCATCACAAAGGTGCGATAGAGTAAGATACTCACCGAGCCCAAATAACCAGCTGAGTCTGCTAAGTAAATTAAAAACCCGGCATTAGCGGTTGAGCCAACAGCAGAAATCATACGGTCAAATAAGAAGCAATTGTAGGGGATGTAACTAATATAAAGGCCAGCTCCAAGGAGCACCATCCATGCCTTAGCGTTTAGTAATTGGCTTTCAAACGCAAGAGTACTGCCTACGAACAAGCAGGCACCAAACAAAATGAATCCGTGGTTAACATAAAAAGCGGTTTTATTATTTTTTACTAACACCATTGCACCAAGTGCAATCAAGACTATGAATGCCATTCGTATACCTGCATAGGCGAATATAGCTGGCTCTTGGCCATATCCCAGTGCTTGCCAAATTTCTGCGGCAAAGTTATCGCGAAAGTCACGAAAGCCAGTAAATAATAAGAAACTCAGAATTAAACAACTAATACCAAACCAGTATTGTTTGAAAAACTGCCAGCGGGCTCTACCATTCATAGGTAAGCGTTGTTGACGCGCCTGCTGATCCTCTGGTGTTGGATTGGGTAACAAGGTTAAACACTTAACACTAAGTAACAACAAGGGTAAAAATAACGCTCCGGTTGCGGCAGGCATCCACAGTTCCGGAACATTGAGATTATCTATCAGCCATTTACCGACACTGCGCACTAAACCAGACGCCAAAATAAAGGTGACACTGAGAATGGCACCGAGTATCTCAGAAGTTCGTCTGCCTTCTAAGAAACTAAATACAATACCCCAAATCATTCCCAACGATAAACCATTAAAAAATAGCCATACTACGTTGACTCCAACAGGGGTAACGGCAAATAAAATTAGCGATAATTCAGCTGCTGTAATCATACCAATGATGGCAAGACCTCGTTGTTGGTGCCGCATTTCTGCAATGACCTTAACACCAATAAATTTGGCGCATAAGTAGCCAAATACTTGTGCCAGAATGAGCGCTATTTTAAAGCTAATTTGCCAACTTGGATCGTCAAACTCTGTATAGCTGTTAGCTGTAAAGGGTTTACGAAATGCATACATACAAAAGTAAGTCATAAATGCGGCGCTTGCTGCAAATAGAACAAACCCAACACCGTGTGCACGATGTAGCCACTTTGATTGCGTAAACATAGGGTTATCCTTCGCGAGGCTTTCGCCCCGCGTAATACAATAGATTAAAATTGATAATTAATACCGACCATGCCGCGAACACCATAATACTCAACTTGTAACGGGCGATTTTCATCTCCCAAATAATATTTAAGCGGCTCGTTAGTTAGGTTATTTAATTCAAGATAAACTAATGCATTTTCGTTAAGCTGGTATGACGTAGTAAAATCAACGCTAACATTTTCGCCATAATAGCTATCCGATTGCCGATCACTGCCATGCTCTTCGATGTACTCGCCTTTATAATTTAGGGCAACCCGCGCGGCAAAGGAGCTGTCATCGTAATATAAGGTAAAGTTATAGAGGTTATCGGCTTGACGCGGAATCGCTACTTTATCGCCACGATCTGGAATATTCATTTGTGAGTCCATAAAGGTCGCATTCACCATTACTCCAAAGCTATCTAGAGTCGGATTGATGAAGCCCAAATCGCGATTAAAGGCCATCTCAATACCTGCAAGCCATGCGCTGTCGCCATTTTCTGGGCGCACAATATTTACACCACTGTTATCATTAAACTGACCAATTGAGCTACTTTGAAAAATTGGGTCGCTAATGTCCTTGTAAAACAGGCCTGCAGAGACTAAACCAACACGTTCAAAGAAATGCTCAACCATCAAATCAACATTATTTGAGTAAGTGGGTTCGAGTTCGGGATTACCGGTAACAAGTTCGTTATCAGCTTCTAAGTAGGTTGCGCCTGGTGTTAAAGAGCCAAAGTCAGGACGTGAGAAAGAGCGGGTTAATGCTAAGCGGTAGTTGGTTTGCTCGTCGCTGTGATAAGTAACATGTAATGCAGGTAACACCGATAGGTAATAATTTTTAGCATGACTTGGTGTAACTCTATCTTCATCAGCTAGGTATGTATAACCATTCACTTCAGTATCGGTTTGAGTTAGACGTAAACCACCTAGTATTTCCCAGTCGTTATTAATTGTATAGGTTGCCATACCATATAGTGAGGTATGCTGCTCGTTAACATTAAAGTTACGTCCTAACGCACCGCCATTTTCAATTAAGGCAGACTCACTTTTATCAAGTACAAATTTGTCTTTATTGGTATTCCAAAACTGCGCTAGATCGCCGGTATCAACAACTTGCGAAAATTGCTGTTGGTAATCAATAGCTAATTCATTTAAAAAATCATTGCGGCCTGGCTGATCTGCCAAAGTAAAGTCACTTAAGCTTGGCGCAGCGCCATAGTTTGCTTCATCCCACGCGTAAAATTCATCGCTAAAGCGCGCGACACGTTCTTTATCACGGTATTTGGCACCTATTTTTACAGTTAAGTTTGCATCTACTTGCCATTCGAAATCGGCACTCGCGACAATTTTATCTTTCTCATTAACGAATATTTTATATAACTCTACCCATGAAAGATTAGTATTAGCAGGATCGAACGAAAAATCACTAGGTAAATGGTTACTGATTGCATTCCATGGATCGCTGCCACCATCAATCGTATTATAAGCGTAATTTTTGCCTGTGCCCCTGTCTTCTAGTCCTTGAAAGCCAACCTGTTTTTGGTCAAATCTGACAACAAAATAACTGTTGTCTTCGCTATTTGGGGTATTGCCATAACGAAATTCATTCTCGTAACTTGATAACTTCCAACTAAGAGTTTTGTCATAACCAAAATAATGCTCTGCCTCTAACTCAAGCCCAGTCATTTCGGTAATTAATTCATTGCGGATATGTTGTACTTCAGCGCGATTTTTATCAAAGCGCATACGATGCTTATAATGTGTTTCGTCATCAATTAAAGTCCCATACATGGCTGTGGCGCTAATTGTGCCTTGTTCAAGTTGATACTCAACAGCACCATTAAGCCCATAAGTTTCGCGCGTGCCGGTATAATCTCGTAACTCTAAGCGATAAATGCCTAAACCATCATTGCCACGGCGCGGCTCATAGTTATCAGTGGCCCAGTCACGTTGCCACGCAGTCGCATTGATCAAAAAACCTAACTTGTCGTCTAGTAAGCGGTCGCCGTAAAGTAAGTTTGCTGAATAATTAGTGCCATCGGCAAGCTCATTTTGACCAATTGCAAAATTAGTATTAAACACAAAATCATCGGGCGCTTTTTTAGTGATAAAATTAACATTACCGCCAATGGCGTCACCTTCAAGGTCAGGGGTTAGCGCTTTCGACACTTCGACAAATTCAATTAATTCACTAGGGAAAAAGTCAAAAGCTGTTGCTCGACTGGTGGTTTCTTCTTCAGCCGTTGGTAAACGATCGCCGTTAATACTCGCAGAGCTCCACTGTGCCGGTAGACCGCGCACAGCAACAAAACGACCTTCACCTTGGTCACGTTCAATCGATACTCCAGGTATACGCTGTACAGCTTCAGCTGCATTTCTATCAGGTAGTTTTCCAATACCGTCAGCAGAAATAATATTTTTAATACTTTTGGCATTTTTTTGGTTATTAGCTGCCGCCATTTCACCGCGCTGAATTTGGCCGACAGCAATTATTTCTTCAATGGCGTTATTATTATTTGCAGCAAAAAGAGTGATTGGTTTTAGCTTTTTTATTTCGCCTTCACCAACAGTAATATCAACAAAATAAGGCTGATAACCTAAATAAGTCACTTTAAGTTGGTGTTTACCAGGATTTAACTGCGGTAACTCAAATTGTCCCTGATAGTTTGTTACGGTACTTTTACCAGTACC
Coding sequences within it:
- a CDS encoding FAD-dependent oxidoreductase — protein: MNYQPFWFDSAIKEEDADRLLPQLPENHHTDVCIIGGGFTGLWTAIQIKQQQPQKKVTIIEQGLCGQGASGRNGGAMLTWSTKLPSLIKLVGLENALFLVQQSEQTVHDIKRFTLTYAIDCDCRIDGCFYTASNTSQIGRLSNALDYLDKFKINSWHSCDTQQLQQTGSKQNLTAHFSAHGGSVQPAKLVRGLKRVAQQLGVTIIEQCEYMQHFGDQQITVHTSQGNLLSNTVIFAVNAWLPSLHKVFSRSVVLVSSDMVITKPIPEVLEQLNLNHGSAIIDSRLFVNYYRTTSDGRLMLGKGGNFFSYCNKVHPKFDLPSSYDDILKSSLNYFFERHHLPIERTWTGASDRSVSGFPFFGQLNNQKNVFYAGGYSGNGIVQSYLGAKILCAMVLNNDPKWQNCGLVNQSLNQFPIEPIRTAGAYLVRNAIRRKEAAEDSNAAVRSIDNFLAKLSGNAAKVDS
- a CDS encoding DUF5690 family protein, producing the protein MFTQSKWLHRAHGVGFVLFAASAAFMTYFCMYAFRKPFTANSYTEFDDPSWQISFKIALILAQVFGYLCAKFIGVKVIAEMRHQQRGLAIIGMITAAELSLILFAVTPVGVNVVWLFFNGLSLGMIWGIVFSFLEGRRTSEILGAILSVTFILASGLVRSVGKWLIDNLNVPELWMPAATGALFLPLLLLSVKCLTLLPNPTPEDQQARQQRLPMNGRARWQFFKQYWFGISCLILSFLLFTGFRDFRDNFAAEIWQALGYGQEPAIFAYAGIRMAFIVLIALGAMVLVKNNKTAFYVNHGFILFGACLFVGSTLAFESQLLNAKAWMVLLGAGLYISYIPYNCFLFDRMISAVGSTANAGFLIYLADSAGYLGSVSILLYRTFVMPEISWLNFFINACYWVGCIAAFLVLCSLSYFVMRLSPFKQVRRLHPVSTPTYIREEI
- a CDS encoding GntR family transcriptional regulator — its product is MLLYQEIRNYIHALLKTDVIAAGHKLPSERELQQKFSSTRITVREALLRLEAEGLIFSQKRKGWFVTPKRLKWHPATKVNFYELAKQQGFVAQTTLVSVQQQAKLKICQALDAQTLYHLQRIRSLDNRAVMFEHIYCDAKRFADFHLHPLDTSITDIMAKQYATNIVNEQSIINVTVLPDEVSHLLEKNSGTPCLHVIRKRFDEHGLLVDYNIEYWLHNAIEMVVDGQ
- a CDS encoding TonB-dependent receptor; amino-acid sequence: MKITPLLINVTHKGLKSNLKIKKMIKTYRGFLFANCLYKLRSNHMCYLSPLGLVAPLFFSISVHANQIQGQMMQFDIKAQRADKALIEFAKQTEQTVVFSYELAKQYQANSLYGFYSQLDALNALLAETELDAVVDQNGLLSIKLKQINRKDNNMMKLSGVSAAVLPALLAVNSQGINAAEQSAEQNIEKIAIVGSRVAGRSVEDLPVPVDILSAEALENTGQTEVGRMLQAIAPSFNFSSSSISDGTDALRPATLRGLGPDQTLVLINGKRRHQASIIHINTSVGRGTAGTDMNAIPASAIKRIEVLRDGAAAQYGSDAIAGVINIVLKDDSEGGKAAVNYGEYSEGDGETVNVDFNKGFALGDNGYLNTTINYRDRAPTNRAGLHGSCQFYGCTELSDGTLLAGDPRELTAPRDTFRIGDADSQQFGLTVNTGYELGAGELYGFITYSTRDNESAAFFRHNANAGGNPVLQDGDATIPAGFLPKINTTIDDISYNFGYKTEFDNDSSLDLSYTYGENSIDYTTSDTINGSYANFLRYDQGLSAADIRATIPRQGYAYGMELSLQTINLDFTQNFDDYSLAMGAEIRTDEYRILEGSEYAYRDYDTNNGVNIYDGLSGGIGSENASGGTQGFGGSSPASSVDESRDVISFYLDAEAYVIEDVIISGALRYDNYKGFGDTVNFKLAGNWSVTEDISLRGALSSGFRAPSMQQLYFNNISTQFVVGPNGNLVAEEVGTFRNDSTLAQSLGIPKLTEEKSQNRSLGIVYNVSDNINVTLDYYSIDIDDRIVISNRLGKGLSSSLDAALLSSGAGAGQFFLNGADTETQGIDFVATWNTEGLGGTLDFTLAANFTETDVVSLFTPAGSGLETVPVDDVFSDQEISIIEEWQPEDRINLSALYRRDDWTVNLSLNRFGEYTVEDGGRQTYGAEILTDIKVNYFVTDDLSVNIGANNLFDVYPDENTIGNSRSGTIVDAQGNTIVSSDGVFKYSRRSAPFGFNGAYYYVGAEYRF
- a CDS encoding TonB-dependent receptor; amino-acid sequence: MKRHAIATAILLCTSPLFIAQDAVAGNATFVGTVEDSKSLLSGALITVVGTGKSTVTNYQGQFELPQLNPGKHQLKVTYLGYQPYFVDITVGEGEIKKLKPITLFAANNNNAIEEIIAVGQIQRGEMAAANNQKNAKSIKNIISADGIGKLPDRNAAEAVQRIPGVSIERDQGEGRFVAVRGLPAQWSSASINGDRLPTAEEETTSRATAFDFFPSELIEFVEVSKALTPDLEGDAIGGNVNFITKKAPDDFVFNTNFAIGQNELADGTNYSANLLYGDRLLDDKLGFLINATAWQRDWATDNYEPRRGNDGLGIYRLELRDYTGTRETYGLNGAVEYQLEQGTISATAMYGTLIDDETHYKHRMRFDKNRAEVQHIRNELITEMTGLELEAEHYFGYDKTLSWKLSSYENEFRYGNTPNSEDNSYFVVRFDQKQVGFQGLEDRGTGKNYAYNTIDGGSDPWNAISNHLPSDFSFDPANTNLSWVELYKIFVNEKDKIVASADFEWQVDANLTVKIGAKYRDKERVARFSDEFYAWDEANYGAAPSLSDFTLADQPGRNDFLNELAIDYQQQFSQVVDTGDLAQFWNTNKDKFVLDKSESALIENGGALGRNFNVNEQHTSLYGMATYTINNDWEILGGLRLTQTDTEVNGYTYLADEDRVTPSHAKNYYLSVLPALHVTYHSDEQTNYRLALTRSFSRPDFGSLTPGATYLEADNELVTGNPELEPTYSNNVDLMVEHFFERVGLVSAGLFYKDISDPIFQSSSIGQFNDNSGVNIVRPENGDSAWLAGIEMAFNRDLGFINPTLDSFGVMVNATFMDSQMNIPDRGDKVAIPRQADNLYNFTLYYDDSSFAARVALNYKGEYIEEHGSDRQSDSYYGENVSVDFTTSYQLNENALVYLELNNLTNEPLKYYLGDENRPLQVEYYGVRGMVGINYQF
- the phnW gene encoding 2-aminoethylphosphonate--pyruvate transaminase, which encodes MNNYLLLTPGPLTTSNTVKQAMLKDWCTWDDDYNRDIVQTIRNKLVSLATSQPNYTSVLMQGSGTASVESALGSLIPKTGKLLVINNGAYGKRIAEIADYLAIDCHVLNYTETALPNLNEIDTVLKNNSGITHIAMVHCETTTGILNPIEEVGSLAKKYQKVFIVDAMSSFGGIEFDLAQWHIDVMISSANKCIQGVPGFGFVVCKQSIIEQSEGIARSLSLDLYQQWLCMEQHHGKWRFTSPTHVVRAFYQALQELDEEGGIAERFKRYSQNQKTLVAGMKALGFVPLLNEEVHSPIITSFLSPSEEHYDFKSFYSALKQEGFVIYPGKVSNADCFRIGNIGEVVEADIQRLLDAVAKNQYWKA
- the phnX gene encoding phosphonoacetaldehyde hydrolase; amino-acid sequence: MKHLEALILDWAGTVVDHGSVAPTTIFVEAFKAAFDFDITLAQARIPMGMGKWDHIATLGKLPEIESRWQAQFGCSMTNEQIDHIYNTFMPLQKAKVADRAMPIAGVLPVIARLKEQGIKIGSCSGYPRQVMDVLEVAAAEYGYQPDHSVGSDELTAGSRPGPWMALENVNALGIQRVANCVKVDDSAPGIAEGLNAGMWTVGVALSGNAVGLTEQEWAACSNDEQAVLTRQAYQHLYQAGAHFVIDSLADIEPVLMQIEARLARGERP